The following proteins are encoded in a genomic region of Vulpes vulpes isolate BD-2025 chromosome X, VulVul3, whole genome shotgun sequence:
- the GPR82 gene encoding probable G-protein coupled receptor 82 translates to MSNNSTCIQPSRISSMALPIIYTFLCIVGLFGNSLSQWVFLTKIAKKTSTHIYLAHLVTANLLVCSAMPFMGIYFLKGFQWEYRSAQCTVVNFLGTLSMHASMFVSLLILSWIAISRYATLMKKDSVQETTSCYEKVFYGHLLKKFRQPNFARKLCVYIWGVVLGIIIPVIIYYSIVEATDGDENVCYNRQTELGAVISQTAGLIGTTLIGFSFLVVLTSYYSFVSHLRKIRTYTSIMEKDLTYSSVKRHLLVIQVLLVVCFLPYSIFKPIFYVLHQRENCQQLNYLIEIKNILTCLASARSSTDPIIFLFLDKTFKKTLYNLFTKSDSPHIQPYG, encoded by the coding sequence ATGAGTAACAACTCAACGTGTATTCAACCATCCAGAATCTCTTCCATGGCTTTACCAATCATTTATACCTTCCTTTGCATCGTTGGTCTCtttggaaattctctctctcagtgggtatttttaacaaaaatagcCAAGAAAACATCAACGCACATCTACCTAGCACATCTTGTGACTGCAAACTTACTTGTGTGCAGTGCCATGCCTTTCATGGGTATCTATTTCCTCAAAGGTTTTCAATGGGAATATCGATCTGCACAATGCACGGTGGTCAATTTTTTGGGAACTCTATCCATGCATGCAAGTATGTTTGTCAGCCTCTTAATTTTGAGTTGGATTGCCATAAGCCGCTATGCTACCTTAATGAAAAAGGATTCAGTACAAGAGACCACTTCGTGCTATGAGAAAGTATTTTATGGTCATTTACTGAAAAAATTTCGCCAGCCCAATTTTGCTAGAAAACTGTGTGTTTATATATGGGGGGTTGTACTAGGCATAATTATTCCAGTTATCATATACTACTCAATTGTAGAGGCTACAGATGGAGACGAGAATGTGTGCTATAATCGGCAGACAGAACTAGGTGCCGTGATCTCACAGACTGCAGGCCTCATTGGAACCACACTTATCGGATTTTCATTTTTAGTCGTACTAACATCATACTACTCTTTTGTCAGCCATCTGAGAAAAATAAGGACCTATACATCCATTATGGAAAAAGATCTGACTTACAGTTCTGTGAAAAGGCATCTTCTGGTCATCCAGGTTCTACTAGTAGTTTGCTTCCTTCCATATAGCATTTTTAAACCCATTTTTTATGTTCTACACCAAAGAGAGAACTGTCAGCAACTGaattatttaatagaaataaaaaacatcctCACCTGTCTTGCATCAGCCAGAAGTAGCACAGATcccattatatttctgtttttagataAAACGTTCAAAAAGACACTATATAATCTCTTTACAAAATCTGATTCCCCACATATACAACCCTATGGATGA